AACATGCTTTCCAAATATGTCCCTTGGGACCATATTTTAATTGCGGTTCTTTATCTAATCCCCCTTCAAACCAGCCGCCGTATTCATGATCAATACAATAGTTTTCAACATATTCGATTTGCTTTAAGAAATTATTATAATATTTTTTCTCTACTGGAAAGATTTGTGAGAAAAGCAGTAAAGAGTTTAGTCCTTCTGCTTGAGACCACCAGTTTTTCTTGTCATTTATTATTGTGCATTTATCAGAATCTTTGAAGTAATATCCGCCATCATAAAATCCTCCTAAATTATTATCCCACCCATTTTCTAATGCATGATCTAACATCTTTTTAGCAACTGATAAAGTCCTTTCATCATCTTTGATTTTTAAAGCATAAGAAGCTTCCAGTAATAAAAATGCGGTTTCATAATCATGGCCGAATGAAACATGGTCTAACCCATAATTTTTCTTTCTTTCTTCATCACTGGAATCTCTATATGAAACGGGAGCCCAATTATGTTTGAAAAATAAATTCATATAACCTTTTTCGGTTGTAATTGTATCACGTATTAATAAAAGTAATCTGTGCAATTTAATCCGTAGTTTTTCATCCGGCCAGATTTTATATAATTCTGTATATGCTTCCAGCAGATGAATGGAACAATTTTGGTCTTTGTAGTAAGCTTCATTTGCATCCGATGCTTTAGTGTTTTTAATGTCTTCTAGACCAAAAGGTTTACCTTCACGTGTCAGGAATTGAAAATATCCGCCATCATTCCGATCATAAGCATGATTTTCTATCCAATCAAACGCTTTAATTGCAAAATCTAAAACTTCCTTTTCTTTTGTGAGCTCATAGAATGCCGCAAGTGCATAGATGCCGAATGCTATTCCATAAGTACGTTTTTCTTCAAAATATCCTCTGTAATCCGAAATATCTCCATCCGGAGAACGCATTGTGTAAAATCCTCCGTATTCCTTATCCCAAATAATATCTTTAAGAAATTTGTAACCATGCCACGCAGCTTCCAAATACCTTGGGTCTTCAGTGAAAAAGAGAGCAGCTTTCGAAGGTGTCCATGTAT
The sequence above is drawn from the Ignavibacteriales bacterium genome and encodes:
- a CDS encoding AGE family epimerase/isomerase, with the translated sequence MDIALVDSKKDIVQKLHKMLTTDLLEKFYPLTLDNKFGGFLNNLSYDWKFIDPQDKMIVTQARHTWTPSKAALFFTEDPRYLEAAWHGYKFLKDIIWDKEYGGFYTMRSPDGDISDYRGYFEEKRTYGIAFGIYALAAFYELTKEKEVLDFAIKAFDWIENHAYDRNDGGYFQFLTREGKPFGLEDIKNTKASDANEAYYKDQNCSIHLLEAYTELYKIWPDEKLRIKLHRLLLLIRDTITTEKGYMNLFFKHNWAPVSYRDSSDEERKKNYGLDHVSFGHDYETAFLLLEASYALKIKDDERTLSVAKKMLDHALENGWDNNLGGFYDGGYYFKDSDKCTIINDKKNWWSQAEGLNSLLLFSQIFPVEKKYYNNFLKQIEYVENYCIDHEYGGWFEGGLDKEPQLKYGPKGHIWKACYHEGRSLMNCIKILSDENYSLVKKNENFRTLKEETEEFLNHWRSIGKTL